In Afipia carboxidovorans OM5, the sequence AGCTTCTCCAGCACATGCGGCGGAGCTGAAAGATCCGGGTTCCCCATACCCAGATCGATGATGTCGGCGCCTGCGTTGCGCGCGGCGGCCTTGGCCCGATTCACCTGCTCGAAGACGTAGGGTGGCAAACGGCGAATGCGGTAGAATTCTTCCATGGATTCAAGGCTCCGAGCCCCGGTTAAGGGCCCCCAGGCGGCAAATCAGCTGAGGACGCGATCACATCTTCTAACACGAACCATGCCCCACGCCACCGCCCGAAGGCCCGGAAATTCAATCTGATGGCAATTTTGAAGGGCGGGCCTTCGAAGGGGTCGCCCGCGTCCCATGCTGCCGCTCTCGCGCCGCCGTCAGGTCCCGCGTGAGCTGCGCCCGCTCCTCCACCGACAGCACGCCCTGCTCGCGCGGCGGCGGCGTATCGTTGACCGGCAGATAGTCCGGCGCGACAGCCGGCCGTGCGGGCGTGTTGGCCGGCAGGCCGACCACAGGCATGTCACCCACATGGCCCGCGCAGGCTCCGAGCAACAGGCCCAGCGCGAGGGTTGCGCCTACCCCAAGGCGCCTTCCATGGCGTCGCTGCAATCGCACTCGCTCCAACCTCGTTATCTGCGCAAGGCATAAGTCCCGCTACTAACCAGCGAACACTCTCCCCGAAAAAACGTTAAATTTCCGGCGGCCTTGAGAGGGCGCAATGCCGCGCGAATATGTCCGAACCAAGACGTGTTGCAACGCATATAGCTATTGGAAAGAAAGCCCGATTAACTGACAACGAAGCAGGCCCTTCTGCTTCGCCAAACGGATATGTCGCGCGAATGAGCGAGCAACTCCCCGACGCCCCGACGACGAAGCCCTTCGACGCTGACGCCTTTGCCTTCAATGTCGCCCGCGCCATGGAAAGCGGCGGCAAGGCCCTCGCGGCCTTCCTGAAACCGCGCGAGAGCGGCGACATCAACAATCGCGCACCGGGCGAGATGGGCGAGGTCATCAAGACCTTCGCCGAGGTCGCGGAGTATTGGCTCGCGGATGCCGAGCGCGCCGGCGACATGCAGATGCGGCTCGGCAAATCCTATCTCGAACTGTGGGGGCAATTTTCCCGCAGGCTCGCTGGCGCCGAGGAAGAGCCGGCGATTACGCCAGCCCCAAAAGACAAGCGCTTTCAGGACCCGGAATGGAAATCGAATCACTTCTTCGATTTCATCCTGCAGCTTTATCTGCTCACCACGAAATGGGCGAACGAACTCGTCGAGGATGCTGAGGGCCTCGACCCGCATACCCGCAAGAAGGCAGAGTTCTACGTTCAGGTGCTCACCAATGCCTTTGCACCGTCGAACTTCGTGCTGACCAACCCGGAAGTGTTGCGGGAAACCATTGCAAGCAGCGGCGACAATCTATTCCGCGGCATGCGAATGCTCGCCGAGGACATCGAGGCCGGCGGCGGCACGCTGAAGATCCGGCAATCGGGCGGCACATTCGAAATCGGCAAGGATCTCGCGCGGACGCCCGGCAAGGTGATCTTTCAGAACGAGGTGATGCAGCTCATCCAGTATGAGCCTGCAACCGAGCAGGTGTTGCGCACGCCGGTGCTGATCGTGCCACCGTGGATCAACAAGTACTACATCCTCGATCTCACGCCACAGAAGTCGATGATCAAGTGGCTGGTCGAGCAGGGGCTCACCGTGTTCGTGATCTCCTGGATCAACCCGGACCGATCGCTCGGCGGCAAGACCTTCGAGGACTACATGCGGGAGGGCCCACTCGCCGCAATGGACGTGATCGAGAAAGCGACCGGCGAGATGAAGGTCCATGCCATCGGCTATTGCATCGGCGGCACCCTGCTCGCCTCGACGCTCGCCTGGCTTGCGGAGAAGCGGCGGGTGCGCACCGCATCCGCGACCTTCATGGCGGCGCAGGTCGACTTCACCCATGCCGGCGACCTCATGGTCTATATCGACGAGAGTCAGTTGGCCGCGCTCGACCGCGACATGCAGCAGACCGGTGTCCTGCACGGTACGCGCATGGCGATGGCCTTCAACATGCTGCGCTCAAACGACCTGATCTGGCCCTACGTCATTTCCAATTACCTGAAGGGCAAGGAGCCTTCGAGCTTCGACCTTCTGTTCTGGAATTCCGACGCGACGCGCATGCCGGCCGCGAACCATTCGTTCTATTTGCGCAACTGCTATCTGGAAAACCGGCTGTCGGCCGGCACCATGGTGCTCGACAATACCCGGCTCGATTTGTCGAAGATCAAGACGCCGATCTACAATCTCGCGACGAAGGACGATCATATCGCCCCGGCGCAATCAGTGCTGTACGGCTCGCAGTTCTTCGGCGGCCCGGTCCGCTTCGTGCTCAGCGGCTCGGGCCACATCGCCGGCGTCGTCAATCCACCCGCCTCCGGCAAGTATCAGTACTGGACCAATGACAGGATCGACACCGAGACGGTCGACGACTGGCTCAAGGGCGCGACCGAACATTCGGGATCGTGGTGGCCAGACTGGCGCGCCTGGATCGAAAGCCTGGACGCGGAAACCGCGCCGGCCCGCGTCCCTGGTGAGTCCCTTCCCGTCCTCGAAGATGCGCCCGGCAGCTACGTCCGCATGCGGATCTGACCATCCCGCCGATCACCCTCACCTGTCGTTTAGTTGCCCGGCCCAGCCGCTCAGCTAGGATCGGCGCCGGCGGAGACCCTCCGCAACGGCAGGAAAGGATGAAGCGATGACGCGCGAGCTGTTCTGGCTGACACTGACGGTGATTTTGACCGGCCTGTTGTGGGTCCCCTACATCATCAACCGCTGCCAGATACGCGGCCTCGGCGGCGCGATGGCCAACCCCGCACGCAACGACAAGCCACACGCCGAATGGGCGAACCGCCTGATCTTCGCCCACGACAACGCAGTCGAAAATCTGGCGATCTTCGCGCCGCTGGTGCTGATCCTGAACGCGATCGATTATTCGAGCAAATGGACGGTGCTCGCCTGTGCAGTCTATTTCTGGTCGCGGCTTGCCCACGCCATCATCTACGCGCTCGGCGTGCCGGTGCTGCGGACGCTGACCTTCGTGGTCGGCTTCCTTGCGCAGGCGGTTCTCGCGCTCGCGATCTTCCGCATCTTCTGAGAATAAAAAAGAGCCGCTTAAGCGGCTCTTTTCACATCACGACGATAGTGCCGGCTGGTCGAGACCGAGTGTCTCGGCAAAGCCGAGCATGACATTCATGTTCTGCACCGCCTGCCCCGACGCGCCCTTGGTGAGGTTGTCGAGGGTCGAGACGATGATCGCGCGGCCCGGCTTGCGATCCTCGGCCACGCCGATGAACGTCATGTTCGAGCCGCGCACATGGCGGGAATTCGGTGTCTTGCCGAACGGCAGCACGTAGACGAACGGGTCCTTCTCGTACTGCTTGGACAGCGTCTCATGAAGGTCTCGCGCGGTCTTGCCGCGCCGACCGCGCACATAGATCGTCGAATAGATGCCGCGGTTCATTGGCGTGAGGTGCGGCGTGAACGTCACCAGTACGTCCTTGCCAGCCGCCTTGGAGAACTCCTGATCGAGCTCAGACATATGGCGATGGTGACCAACGCCATAGGCGTGAAAGCCCTCCGAGACTTCCGAGAACAGCATCTCTTCCTTGGCCGAGCGCCCGGCTCCGGTCATGCCGGACTTCGCGTCGATCACGATCTCGTCGCTCTCGATCGCCTTGGCCTTGAGAAGCGGAATGAGCGGCAACTGCGCACAGGTCGTATAGCAGCCGGGGTTGGCGACGAGCCGCGCCTTCTTCACGTCGCGCCGATAAATCTCAGTAAGGCCGTAGACCGCCTCCTGCTGGAGATCGAGCGCGTGATGCTCGTGCCCGTACCACTTCGCATAGACGGCAGGGTCCTGCAGGCGGAAGTCGGCGGACAGGTCCACCACTTTCGTCTCCGGTGCCTTGGAGAGCAGATCTTTCAGGACCGTCTGCGTCGTCGCGTGCGGAAGTGCGCAGAACACGAGGTCGAGCTTCGCCGCCGCCCAATCGACGCTGTCGATCGAGACGAGCTGCGGCAGATCATAGGGTGCGAATTGCGGAAACACGTCGCCCATCTTGTGCCCGGCGCGACGGTCGGCCGTCAGAAGGACGATTTCGACACGCGGGTGGCGCAGCAGGAGGCGCACGAGCTCCGCACCGGTGTAACCGGAAGCACCGAGAATGCCGATCTTCTTCTTTTCAGCCATGACGATAGTCCTTATCCGACAGTGCGCGGGAAAGGCGGTACGGCGATTTGAGGAAAGAGACAAGACGCCGCGAACATTTCCTGCGGCATGAGGATCAACAAACGCGACCCGCCGCTAGATTGCGAAGCGGCGACGACGGATGGTTCTGGTGGCAACGTTGATCATGGCCGCGCATATAAAACCCCCGTGGTACAGGGTCAAGTGGGCGCCCGCCCTTCGCCGGATCCGGCAGGCGCGCCTGCCGCTCAGATCATCGCAAAGAACCAGGCGGCAATGCGCGAGAGCGCATCCCCGAACAGGAGCAGCGTCGCCGACCAGACGAAGGCGGACGAGAAGTTCGCAATCTGGAAATGCCAATACGGCATCTCGAAGATACCGGCGACTAGCGGCACGGCGGCGCGCAGCGGCCCGAAGAACCTGCCGATGAAAATTCCCGGCACGCCCCATTTGCTGACGAACCGCTCGGCGCGCGGCAGCATCTCCGGATAGCGCGACAGCGGCCACATCCGCTTGACGCTGCCTTTGAAGGTATAGCCGAACCAATATGACAGCCAGTCACCAAGCGCCGCCCCGAGCGCGGCCGCGACCCAGACCGGCCAGAATTTGATGTCGCTTGCGCCGACCATCGCGCCGATACCGATCAGCGCGCTCCAGGCGGGAATGACGAGAGAAACGAAGGCGAGCGATTCACCGAATGCCAGCGCGCCGACGATCGGCGCAGCCCAGACCTGATGTTCGCGGACGAATTCGACGACGTCCCGAACCATCGCTTCCAGTGCCATTCACGTCCCTCTTTCGCGCGCCCCGCGCCAATGGATATAGCTGGGGCCCGACACCGGGGACCTCTGCCCTATGCGGCGCACCTCTGCCTAGATGAGGGTTGCCCGCCACATTGTCACGTCCTTCATGTCATAGTGCGTATCAATGATTCGTGCCCCTGCACGCCATCCAACTTGTCACCAATGTCGAAGCCTCTGAAAAAAAACGAAAAATCTTCATCCTCCGCGAAACCTGACAGTGATCTGTTTGGCTCGGGCGGCCGCGCGCCGCGCGGCTCCGCCGCACCCCCCGCGCGCACAACGAGTGCTGAGGGCGGTTACACCGCAGCCGATATCGAAGTCTTGGAAGGGCTGGAACCGGTCCGTCGCCGGCCCGGAATGTACATCGGTGGAACCGATGAGAAGGCGCTTCACCATCTCTTTGCAGAGGTGATCGACAACTCGATGGACGAAGCGCTCGCTGGCCATGCGAGCTTCATCGAGGTTTCGCTCGGCGCGGACGGCTATCTCACCGTCGTCGACAACGGTCGCGGCATTCCGGTCGATCCGCATCCAAAGTTCAAGAACAAGTCGGCACTCGAAATCATCATGTGCACGCTCCACGCGGGCGGCAAGTTCGACTCCAAGGTCTACGAGACCTCGGGGGGCCTGCACGGCGTCGGTGTGTCGGTGGTGAACGCACTCTCCTCCGAACTCATCGTCGAGGTCGCGCGCAATCAGAAGCTTTATCGGATGACTTTCGAGCGCGGCAAGCCGAAGGGCAAGCTCGAGGAGCTTGGCAAGGTCCATAACCGCCGTGGCACGTCGGTGCGCTTCAAGCCCGACACGGAGATCTTCGGCAACAAGGCGGTCTTCAAGCCACAGCGCCTATTCCAGATGGCACGCTCGAAAGCCTATCTGTTCGGTGGCGTCGAAATCCGCTGGCGCTGCGCACCCGAACTTCTCAAGGGCCTCGACAGCGTGCCGGCTGAGGACACGTTCCACTTCCCCGGCGGCCTGAAGGATTATCTCGCCGCCGCCGTTCATGCCGACACGCTGGTGCATCCCGACATTTTCGCCGGCAAGACAGGTCGCAACGGCGCGCATGGCGCCTGCGAATGGGCGGTGGCATGGACCGCCGACGCCGACGGCTTCATGTCGTCCTACACCAACACCGTGCCGACGCCCGACGGCGGCACGCATGAAACCGGCATGCGCAGCGCACTGCTGCGTGGCATTCGCGATCACGCCGAGCGCACCGGCCAAGGCAAGAAAGCCTCCTCCATCACCTCGGAAGACGTGATGGTCGGCGCGGCCGTGATGCTGTCGGTATTCGTGCGCGAGCCGGAATTTCAGGGACAGACCAAGGACCGCCTCGCGACCGCCGAAGCGCAGCGCATCGTCGAGCAGGCGGTGAAGGACCCGTTCGACCACTGGCTGTCCGGCAATCCGACGCAGGCCAACAAGCTTCTCGAATTCATCATCGAGCGCGCCGATGAGCGGCTGCGCCGTCGCGCCGAGAAGGAAATCTCGCGCAAGACCGCGGTGAAGAAGCTGCGCCTGCCGGGCAAGCTCGCCGACTGCACCAACACAGCAGCCGAAGGCTCGGAGCTCTTCATCGTCGAGGGCGATTCCGCAGGCGGCAGCGCCAAGCAGGCGCGTGATCGCAAAACGCAGGCCATCCTGCCGTTGCGCGGCAAGATCCTCAACGTCGCCTCGGCCACGCGCGACAAGATGGCTGCCAACGCACAGCTCTCCGATCTGATCCAGGCGATCGGCGCCGGCACCGGTGCGAACTATCGCGAAGAGGATTTGCGCTATTCGCGCATCATCATCATGACCGACGCCGACGTCGACGGCGCGCACATCGCATCGCTGCTCATCACCTTCTTCTACCGGCAGATGCCGAAACTAATCGACAACGGACACCTTTATCTCGCCGTGCCGCCGCTCTATCGCCTGACGCACGGCAGCAAGACGCTCTACGCACGCGATGAAGCGCATCGCGATGAACTTCTGAAAAAGGAATTCCACGCCAACGCCAAGGTCGAGATCGGCCGATTTAAAGGCCTTGGCGAGATGATGCCCAATCAGCTCAAGGAAACGACGATGGCGCCCGCCAAGCGCACGCTCTTGCGCGTCGTGCTTGCCACCGAAGAGCGCGACAGCACCGCCAAATCGGTGGAGCGGCTGATGGGCAGCAAGGCTGAAGCACGCTTCGAGTTCATCACCGAACGTGCAGAGTTCGCGCCAGAAGAACTGCTCGACGTCTAATCAGAAACCGACGACGCGGGCGCTCTTTCCGGCGAGTGAACATGCTCAGGCCGGACGCCGATGCCGACGCCACGCGCAATGAGTCTCTGAAGCCAGGGTGAACGGCCGATGATCCGCATCATCAAAGGCGGCGAGAAATCCTGCTCGGAGATGGCGCGATCAATCAACCGGTTCTGCACCATCACCTGAACCGCCTGCGTCACCTTCACCGGGAACGAGCGTCGCGCCTGCACACTGTTGAGATCGTCGAGCGATGGACCACTGGCGCCGAACTTATCGTGCAACAGGTTCGCCGCGGCGACCGCATCCTGCACGGCAAGATTAACGCCGACACCGCCGACCGGCGACATCGCATGCGCGGCATCGCCGATGCATAGAAAACCGTTCCGAGCCCACTGGGTCAGGCGATCGATCCTCACCGACAGAAGCTTGACGTCGTCCCAACTCCTGACGTCGCCGACGCTCTCGCGCAGGATCGGCGCGAGGCGCACGATATTCCCACGAAACGCATCGAGCCCTTTCGCCTTCACCGCCTCATAGCCGTTCTTGGCGATCACATAGGCACACTGCCAGTAATCGCCGCGGTCGAGCATCACCATCATCTGGCCGGCCTGAATGCGGGCGAAGACACTCCCGCCAGCCCGCTCGGCCTTGCCTGCCTTGAACCAGAGCACGTCCATCGGCGCGCCGATGTTCTCGACCGTCATCCCGGCCTGCTCGCGCATGCGCGAATGCCGCCCGTCGCAAGCAACCGTAAGGTCAGCCGTAAGGCGCAGATCGCCCTGCGGCGTCCGCGCGACGACACCACTCACGCGATCGCCATCAAACAGCAGGTCAGTCGCCTCAGCATTCTTGCGCACCTCAAGCGCGGGATAGCGCCGGCCCTGCGTGTCGATGAAATTCAGAAAATCCCATTGCGGCATGAAGGCGATGAACGGGCAACGCGTCTCGATCCGCGTCAGGTCCGCCATGCGGATAGACGTTGTCCCAACCTGCGCTTCGAGCTGCCTCACCTCGTCATGCGGGACCTTGAGAAAGTCATCCAGCAGCCCGAGTTCGTCCATCACCTCCAGCGTCGACGGATGCACGGTGTCACCGCGAAAATCGCGGAAGAAATCGGCATGTTTCTCCAAAACGAGGGTTTTGATGCCGGCGCGGCCGAGGAGATAGCCGAGCATCATCCCGGCCGGGCCGCCGCCTACGACGCAGCACTGCACATGCTGTTCGGTTACAGGGGATGATAGCCCTTCGGACACTTGGGGAAGTTCCTCGCTCATAGCCTGGTTTCTCCCTCAGGAACCGGTCATCCCGGACAACGCAAGAGGCGCCAGAATGGCCCAAAAACAATAAATATTAAGGGTTTCAGGCTGTTTCCCGCCAAATTTATTGACTTTGAACGATTCCCCCCTATGTTCCGGGCATGCGGCCAGAGTCGAAAACGCGACCTGATTTGCCGCTTGTCCGCGAGACGATCATCCCCGTGCATGACTGCATGCCGTTCCGGGGTTGAGCGCGGCAGTATCCCCGAGAAGTCC encodes:
- a CDS encoding PHA/PHB synthase family protein, whose amino-acid sequence is MSEQLPDAPTTKPFDADAFAFNVARAMESGGKALAAFLKPRESGDINNRAPGEMGEVIKTFAEVAEYWLADAERAGDMQMRLGKSYLELWGQFSRRLAGAEEEPAITPAPKDKRFQDPEWKSNHFFDFILQLYLLTTKWANELVEDAEGLDPHTRKKAEFYVQVLTNAFAPSNFVLTNPEVLRETIASSGDNLFRGMRMLAEDIEAGGGTLKIRQSGGTFEIGKDLARTPGKVIFQNEVMQLIQYEPATEQVLRTPVLIVPPWINKYYILDLTPQKSMIKWLVEQGLTVFVISWINPDRSLGGKTFEDYMREGPLAAMDVIEKATGEMKVHAIGYCIGGTLLASTLAWLAEKRRVRTASATFMAAQVDFTHAGDLMVYIDESQLAALDRDMQQTGVLHGTRMAMAFNMLRSNDLIWPYVISNYLKGKEPSSFDLLFWNSDATRMPAANHSFYLRNCYLENRLSAGTMVLDNTRLDLSKIKTPIYNLATKDDHIAPAQSVLYGSQFFGGPVRFVLSGSGHIAGVVNPPASGKYQYWTNDRIDTETVDDWLKGATEHSGSWWPDWRAWIESLDAETAPARVPGESLPVLEDAPGSYVRMRI
- a CDS encoding MAPEG family protein, with the protein product MTRELFWLTLTVILTGLLWVPYIINRCQIRGLGGAMANPARNDKPHAEWANRLIFAHDNAVENLAIFAPLVLILNAIDYSSKWTVLACAVYFWSRLAHAIIYALGVPVLRTLTFVVGFLAQAVLALAIFRIF
- the argC gene encoding N-acetyl-gamma-glutamyl-phosphate reductase encodes the protein MAEKKKIGILGASGYTGAELVRLLLRHPRVEIVLLTADRRAGHKMGDVFPQFAPYDLPQLVSIDSVDWAAAKLDLVFCALPHATTQTVLKDLLSKAPETKVVDLSADFRLQDPAVYAKWYGHEHHALDLQQEAVYGLTEIYRRDVKKARLVANPGCYTTCAQLPLIPLLKAKAIESDEIVIDAKSGMTGAGRSAKEEMLFSEVSEGFHAYGVGHHRHMSELDQEFSKAAGKDVLVTFTPHLTPMNRGIYSTIYVRGRRGKTARDLHETLSKQYEKDPFVYVLPFGKTPNSRHVRGSNMTFIGVAEDRKPGRAIIVSTLDNLTKGASGQAVQNMNVMLGFAETLGLDQPALSS
- a CDS encoding DedA family protein, with protein sequence MALEAMVRDVVEFVREHQVWAAPIVGALAFGESLAFVSLVIPAWSALIGIGAMVGASDIKFWPVWVAAALGAALGDWLSYWFGYTFKGSVKRMWPLSRYPEMLPRAERFVSKWGVPGIFIGRFFGPLRAAVPLVAGIFEMPYWHFQIANFSSAFVWSATLLLFGDALSRIAAWFFAMI
- the parE gene encoding DNA topoisomerase IV subunit B; the encoded protein is MSKPLKKNEKSSSSAKPDSDLFGSGGRAPRGSAAPPARTTSAEGGYTAADIEVLEGLEPVRRRPGMYIGGTDEKALHHLFAEVIDNSMDEALAGHASFIEVSLGADGYLTVVDNGRGIPVDPHPKFKNKSALEIIMCTLHAGGKFDSKVYETSGGLHGVGVSVVNALSSELIVEVARNQKLYRMTFERGKPKGKLEELGKVHNRRGTSVRFKPDTEIFGNKAVFKPQRLFQMARSKAYLFGGVEIRWRCAPELLKGLDSVPAEDTFHFPGGLKDYLAAAVHADTLVHPDIFAGKTGRNGAHGACEWAVAWTADADGFMSSYTNTVPTPDGGTHETGMRSALLRGIRDHAERTGQGKKASSITSEDVMVGAAVMLSVFVREPEFQGQTKDRLATAEAQRIVEQAVKDPFDHWLSGNPTQANKLLEFIIERADERLRRRAEKEISRKTAVKKLRLPGKLADCTNTAAEGSELFIVEGDSAGGSAKQARDRKTQAILPLRGKILNVASATRDKMAANAQLSDLIQAIGAGTGANYREEDLRYSRIIIMTDADVDGAHIASLLITFFYRQMPKLIDNGHLYLAVPPLYRLTHGSKTLYARDEAHRDELLKKEFHANAKVEIGRFKGLGEMMPNQLKETTMAPAKRTLLRVVLATEERDSTAKSVERLMGSKAEARFEFITERAEFAPEELLDV
- a CDS encoding FAD-dependent oxidoreductase codes for the protein MSEELPQVSEGLSSPVTEQHVQCCVVGGGPAGMMLGYLLGRAGIKTLVLEKHADFFRDFRGDTVHPSTLEVMDELGLLDDFLKVPHDEVRQLEAQVGTTSIRMADLTRIETRCPFIAFMPQWDFLNFIDTQGRRYPALEVRKNAEATDLLFDGDRVSGVVARTPQGDLRLTADLTVACDGRHSRMREQAGMTVENIGAPMDVLWFKAGKAERAGGSVFARIQAGQMMVMLDRGDYWQCAYVIAKNGYEAVKAKGLDAFRGNIVRLAPILRESVGDVRSWDDVKLLSVRIDRLTQWARNGFLCIGDAAHAMSPVGGVGVNLAVQDAVAAANLLHDKFGASGPSLDDLNSVQARRSFPVKVTQAVQVMVQNRLIDRAISEQDFSPPLMMRIIGRSPWLQRLIARGVGIGVRPEHVHSPERAPASSVSD